The candidate division TA06 bacterium genome has a segment encoding these proteins:
- a CDS encoding glycosyltransferase: MRHLHDYRDIVGDEVTSEIRRKARKLLGKHILHINSTYTGGGVAEILNSLVPLLNDIGVWAGWRILHGNPDFFTITKKFHNGLQGEKINLSRIKKRLYIQANEDFSSYTHIDHSCIIIHDPQPLPLIRFYRKGQPWIWRCHVDISNPDEEIWQFLKTFILSYDMAVVSNKKYLRKDLPVEQRIIYPVIDPLSPKNIELSEKDISKYLKKFGISRDKPLITQISRFDKWKDPEGVVKVFKRVKEKVDCRLVLCGSVATDDPEAPAIFEKVKKRANRLVDTGDVILITSENNILVNALQRTSSVIVQKSIREGFGLTVTEALWKRTPVVASNVGGIPLQVNKENGFLVDPHDTEGFADSIVNILRNPELGREVGEKGREHVRKNFLITRLLSDHLDLMTRALCVD, encoded by the coding sequence ATGCGACATCTGCACGATTACAGGGATATCGTGGGAGATGAAGTGACCAGCGAAATACGCAGGAAAGCGAGAAAGCTGCTCGGGAAACACATCCTGCACATCAATTCTACCTATACTGGCGGCGGCGTAGCAGAGATCTTGAACAGCCTTGTGCCACTTCTAAACGACATAGGGGTATGGGCCGGTTGGAGAATACTCCACGGCAATCCCGATTTCTTCACCATAACCAAGAAGTTCCACAATGGGCTTCAAGGAGAGAAGATTAACCTGAGCAGAATAAAGAAGCGCCTGTACATTCAGGCAAATGAGGATTTTTCTTCATACACACACATAGACCATTCATGCATAATCATACACGATCCCCAGCCCCTTCCTCTCATAAGATTCTACCGAAAAGGTCAACCATGGATCTGGAGGTGTCACGTAGACATATCAAACCCCGATGAGGAGATCTGGCAGTTCCTTAAGACATTTATCCTGAGTTATGATATGGCTGTCGTATCCAACAAAAAATATCTAAGAAAAGACCTTCCAGTCGAGCAGAGAATCATCTACCCTGTGATTGACCCCCTTTCTCCAAAGAACATTGAGCTTTCTGAAAAAGACATCTCTAAATACCTCAAGAAATTTGGCATAAGTAGAGACAAGCCGCTCATAACCCAGATATCAAGGTTCGACAAGTGGAAAGACCCTGAAGGCGTGGTGAAGGTATTCAAACGCGTGAAGGAAAAGGTTGATTGCAGATTGGTGCTGTGCGGAAGCGTGGCCACGGACGATCCTGAGGCACCTGCCATTTTTGAGAAAGTGAAGAAGAGGGCAAACCGCCTGGTAGACACAGGGGATGTGATTCTCATAACCTCTGAAAACAACATTCTTGTAAATGCGTTGCAGCGAACCTCTTCAGTCATCGTGCAAAAATCGATAAGAGAGGGGTTTGGTCTGACAGTAACTGAGGCCCTCTGGAAAAGGACACCAGTTGTGGCCTCAAATGTGGGAGGCATACCTCTTCAGGTGAATAAGGAGAATGGATTCCTGGTTGATCCTCACGACACAGAGGGTTTTGCAGATAGCATCGTGAACATATTGCGGAATCCTGAGTTGGGCAGGGAGGTAGGAGAAAAAGGAAGGGAGCATGTGAGGAAGAATTTCCTCATAACCAGGCTGTTGTCCGACCATCTGGATCTGATGACCAGAGCGTTGTGCGTCGATTAG
- a CDS encoding class I SAM-dependent methyltransferase, with amino-acid sequence MSEWWRDFFDKDYVDIYGPVDAKKTAAEVEGIIKILKLRKGSKVLDLCCGYGRHSIGLMKRGFDVTGYDLSAVLLERARRDCEREKVNVNLVIGDMREIPFESEFDAVINMFTAFGYFETESEDQKVLDGVHASLRPGGKFLIDTINRERVIASFREKGWEKVGSHQFALDLRSFDPLTSRISVKTVILGGKQRIERSHSMRFYTLTELGKMIEKSRMMLKSVYGHIDGRDYWIDTPRMVVLATKK; translated from the coding sequence ATGTCTGAATGGTGGCGTGACTTTTTCGACAAAGACTATGTGGACATCTACGGGCCTGTAGATGCCAAGAAGACTGCAGCTGAGGTCGAAGGCATAATCAAAATCCTCAAACTCAGAAAAGGCTCAAAAGTTCTCGATCTCTGCTGCGGGTATGGGAGGCATTCCATAGGCCTGATGAAAAGAGGATTCGATGTGACTGGCTACGACCTGTCGGCTGTCCTACTGGAAAGGGCAAGGAGAGACTGTGAAAGGGAAAAGGTGAACGTTAATTTGGTCATAGGAGACATGCGGGAGATTCCATTTGAGTCTGAATTTGATGCGGTAATCAATATGTTCACTGCCTTTGGATATTTTGAAACAGAGTCGGAAGACCAGAAGGTCCTTGATGGTGTACATGCATCCCTCAGGCCCGGTGGCAAATTTCTTATAGACACCATAAACAGGGAACGGGTAATAGCTTCATTCCGAGAAAAAGGCTGGGAAAAGGTGGGTAGCCACCAGTTCGCCCTCGATCTAAGGAGTTTCGATCCATTGACCAGCAGAATCTCAGTAAAGACTGTCATACTTGGCGGCAAGCAGAGGATAGAGAGAAGTCACTCCATGAGATTCTACACTCTGACCGAGCTGGGTAAGATGATTGAAAAGTCGCGTATGATGCTAAAATCAGTCTACGGCCACATAGATGGACGGGACTACTGGATAGATACGCCGAGAATGGTCGTACTCGCTACCAAGAAATGA
- a CDS encoding rhodanese-like domain-containing protein, translating into MDRKSFVIAVAIFLFSALVGFIYNSVYPKGIPLIRHKVRVGDTLVIQPAQQPSDTHVASKVLGLEETFRAYESGEAFFLDARPRSEYEKGHISGAFSLPEFGFDEVYFSISELLSPEMHLIVYCQGEDCDESMIVSQRLLEMGYKRVDIFLGGWPEWKNAGYPTEEGPPEQEEE; encoded by the coding sequence ATGGATAGAAAGAGTTTTGTAATCGCAGTAGCCATATTCCTCTTCAGCGCCCTGGTGGGATTCATCTACAACTCAGTGTATCCCAAGGGAATTCCCCTCATACGCCACAAGGTGAGAGTTGGGGATACGCTTGTCATACAGCCTGCGCAGCAGCCCTCAGACACCCATGTCGCGTCAAAAGTTCTGGGACTGGAGGAAACATTCAGAGCCTATGAATCCGGAGAGGCATTCTTTCTGGACGCGCGACCCAGGTCCGAATATGAGAAGGGGCACATCAGCGGTGCTTTCAGTCTTCCGGAGTTCGGATTCGACGAGGTCTACTTCTCCATTTCTGAACTGCTCAGTCCTGAAATGCACCTGATTGTGTACTGTCAGGGCGAAGACTGCGATGAGAGCATGATCGTGTCCCAGAGGCTCCTAGAGATGGGCTACAAACGAGTGGATATTTTCCTGGGTGGCTGGCCCGAATGGAAGAATGCAGGCTATCCCACAGAAGAAGGGCCTCCAGAGCAGGAGGAAGAGTGA
- a CDS encoding DoxX family membrane protein, whose protein sequence is MEECRLSHRRRASRAGGRVRPIATLIKSDITALLFRLIVGVVFIYASIYKIAEPELFAKSISYYKALPIELVNIMAIIMPWLELFTGTMLILGVFSRSNSFLIAVMLAIFIVAITQALVRGIDISCGCFRSEGGEKVGLGILIRDIIWLLMLVQIMRYDSRRFSLVRLLPKRAKES, encoded by the coding sequence ATGGAAGAATGCAGGCTATCCCACAGAAGAAGGGCCTCCAGAGCAGGAGGAAGAGTGAGACCGATCGCCACACTGATCAAAAGTGACATCACAGCACTCCTGTTCAGACTTATTGTGGGGGTGGTATTCATATACGCAAGTATCTACAAGATTGCGGAGCCCGAGCTTTTTGCAAAATCCATTTCTTACTACAAGGCTTTGCCAATTGAGCTCGTCAACATAATGGCCATTATCATGCCCTGGCTCGAGTTGTTCACCGGGACCATGCTTATATTGGGAGTGTTCTCAAGAAGCAACTCCTTCCTGATAGCCGTGATGCTGGCCATATTCATAGTTGCGATAACCCAGGCACTTGTCCGGGGAATAGATATCTCATGCGGATGCTTCAGGTCTGAAGGTGGTGAAAAAGTAGGTCTTGGGATTCTTATAAGAGACATCATCTGGCTCCTTATGTTAGTACAGATAATGCGATATGATTCACGCAGGTTCAGCCTGGTAAGACTTCTCCCCAAAAGGGCTAAAGAATCCTGA
- a CDS encoding bifunctional alpha,alpha-trehalose-phosphate synthase (UDP-forming)/trehalose-phosphatase, giving the protein MQRLLIVSNRLPVSVEKRKGIVQYNDSVGGVATGLSTFHKSHHSIWVGWPGIPAEKIKEERKSIENKLISQYNCYPVFLNHSTIEKYYRGYSNRTIWPLFHYFTQHAIYDKSLWEEYEEANKVFCDAVAEVQEKGDIIWVHDYHLMLLPRLLRERIPDATIGVFFHIPFPSSELFRLLPQRKEILDGLLGADLIGFHTYDYVNHFLSSVRRLSGYEHSYGQISVGERTVRVDSFPMGIDYARFSKAFQDRNVKREMAKYLKRLGKQRVILSIDRLDYTKGITQRLEAFSVFLGRNPDYRGKITLVLVAVPSRTQVDTYKQLKKQVDELVGRINGEYGTIDWTPIWYMYRSLPFASLASLYSIADVCLVTPLRDGMNLIAKEYVATRRDGKGVLILSEMAGASKELGEAIIINANNEVEIAGALEQALTMPESEQTDRNRIMQERLQRYNIVRWAKDFLGRLVDTKELQKELQARRLSVVMTAKLRSDYQRSKRRLLLLDYDGTLIPFRERPEEAAPDHGLLALLEKLAEDEKNEVVIISGRDRASLQNWFGTLDLGLVSEHGAWVKKKKEGWKTIEPLTDEWKEKIRPLLELHVDRTPGAFIEEKEFSIAWHYRRADPGIGETRAGELIDNLLSLTKNLNLQILRGNKVVDIKTAGISKERAASQWIPKEEWEFIMAIGDDLTDEDIFAALPDDAYSIKVGFTPSVAKYNLDSPGDVLLLLGELITDGPPET; this is encoded by the coding sequence ATGCAAAGATTGCTGATTGTTTCGAACAGACTGCCAGTCAGTGTGGAGAAGAGGAAGGGTATAGTCCAGTACAACGATAGTGTTGGCGGGGTTGCTACCGGCCTCTCCACATTCCACAAATCACACCACAGTATCTGGGTGGGCTGGCCGGGGATACCCGCCGAAAAGATAAAAGAAGAAAGAAAGAGCATAGAAAACAAACTCATATCTCAGTATAACTGCTATCCAGTCTTCCTCAACCATAGCACTATCGAGAAGTACTACCGTGGCTACAGCAACAGGACCATCTGGCCTCTCTTTCACTATTTTACCCAGCACGCAATCTACGACAAAAGTCTATGGGAAGAGTACGAGGAAGCGAACAAGGTCTTCTGCGATGCGGTTGCAGAGGTTCAGGAGAAGGGTGATATTATCTGGGTACACGACTACCATCTGATGTTACTCCCCAGACTGCTGAGGGAAAGAATCCCTGATGCCACAATAGGCGTCTTCTTCCACATACCCTTTCCTTCATCTGAGTTATTCCGTCTGCTTCCACAGCGGAAGGAAATCCTTGATGGCCTCCTCGGGGCAGATTTGATAGGCTTCCACACCTATGACTATGTAAACCATTTTCTCAGCAGTGTGCGCCGTCTCTCAGGCTACGAACACAGCTACGGTCAGATTTCAGTCGGTGAACGCACAGTCAGGGTAGACTCATTCCCCATGGGAATTGACTATGCTCGGTTCTCAAAGGCCTTCCAGGATCGAAATGTGAAGAGAGAAATGGCCAAGTACCTCAAAAGACTGGGAAAGCAGAGAGTAATCCTTTCCATTGACCGGCTGGACTACACCAAAGGAATCACTCAGCGTCTGGAAGCCTTCAGTGTCTTTCTTGGAAGAAACCCGGACTACAGGGGTAAGATAACACTGGTTCTTGTTGCGGTCCCATCTCGAACACAGGTAGACACATACAAACAGCTGAAAAAGCAGGTTGACGAACTCGTGGGCAGAATCAATGGTGAATATGGGACTATTGATTGGACTCCGATCTGGTACATGTACCGCTCTTTGCCTTTCGCCAGCCTTGCCTCTCTGTACAGTATTGCCGATGTCTGTCTGGTAACACCGTTGAGAGATGGGATGAACCTGATAGCAAAAGAGTATGTAGCGACCAGGAGGGATGGAAAAGGTGTCCTGATTCTTAGTGAAATGGCTGGTGCGTCAAAAGAGTTGGGAGAGGCAATCATAATAAATGCCAACAACGAGGTAGAAATCGCTGGCGCGTTAGAACAGGCCTTAACTATGCCTGAGTCGGAACAGACAGATCGGAACAGGATAATGCAGGAAAGGCTTCAGCGTTACAACATTGTACGGTGGGCAAAGGACTTTTTGGGCAGATTGGTTGACACCAAAGAGCTTCAGAAAGAGCTGCAAGCCAGGAGACTGTCTGTTGTGATGACGGCCAAGTTGAGAAGCGACTACCAAAGAAGCAAGAGACGTCTTCTCCTGTTGGATTATGACGGAACCCTCATTCCTTTTCGGGAGAGACCCGAAGAAGCAGCGCCTGACCACGGCCTCCTGGCGTTGCTGGAAAAACTTGCCGAGGACGAAAAAAATGAAGTGGTCATCATAAGCGGTCGTGATAGAGCATCCTTACAGAATTGGTTCGGAACGCTGGATCTTGGATTGGTTTCTGAACACGGCGCCTGGGTTAAGAAAAAAAAGGAAGGGTGGAAAACGATAGAGCCTTTGACCGATGAATGGAAAGAAAAAATACGCCCGCTCCTTGAGCTGCACGTGGATAGGACTCCTGGCGCTTTTATTGAGGAGAAGGAGTTTTCTATCGCCTGGCACTATCGGAGAGCCGATCCAGGAATAGGGGAAACAAGAGCGGGAGAACTGATAGACAATCTTCTAAGCTTGACCAAAAATCTCAATCTTCAGATTCTGAGAGGGAACAAGGTGGTCGACATCAAAACCGCAGGCATAAGTAAGGAGCGAGCCGCATCACAGTGGATTCCCAAGGAGGAGTGGGAGTTCATTATGGCAATTGGCGACGATTTGACAGATGAGGACATTTTCGCTGCCTTGCCAGATGATGCCTATTCCATCAAAGTTGGCTTCACCCCTTCTGTCGCTAAATACAACCTGGACTCCCCAGGTGACGTCTTGCTGCTGCTGGGAGAATTGATAACCGACGGACCACCTGAGACTTAA
- a CDS encoding T9SS type A sorting domain-containing protein produces the protein MKWFAFCGFVLLGVALLAQAVGGVQEAEPYGQLYGMKEEGNPERKPLSSLGDSIWAFYYAGEQGLYGVEFDGNYFFVTGDNAWGDSNMIYVFDRNGKYVREFAQKSNNSEPGGWGWHDLAYRPDHDYFFGSDDSMITAFDKFGKVLYEFRGPHDVGQGLAWDGQYLWVSLQNLAIVKTDTTGAVVASYPNSYMTQGLAWDDASSGNPWLWVSAWGQGWYNRIYQFDPVKGQYTGVYFEGGYWALAGGLAFSTDWDTSRAILFELCQEMPDYVVAYDLGPIATRAPRGNKTDVMAELEGLKPTGDKKLDKRIDKIIGHIEKSLEEKRWIDDTHLDPKHGKKVFCEEKKAVKYMKKLCKGDKCKGVASFSLIYHGINEVLVEAISKKRTCFGPELVSPGDTFEIDAADEKLGANTEIWVDDFLNQEIHTSCSRPLDEGMVFGDFEVKDVDKISYGGGAFPGELCERLIGMLVEADSILARVAIEDAKEAGGKEKEIEKAEKEMAKAEKDKDKAKYDKAIDHYKHAWQHAQKAMKKHKKQNQMMEETRSRSTTVLLQSRPNPCREFTIINYQLTEPAHTTLRIYDTSGSLVRTLVDGSMEAGNHVARWDGRDGNGSPVPSGVYFYMLKPGDYTAAKKLLLLR, from the coding sequence ATGAAGTGGTTTGCCTTTTGTGGGTTCGTCTTATTGGGAGTTGCTCTACTTGCACAGGCTGTAGGGGGCGTTCAAGAGGCTGAGCCATATGGCCAATTGTATGGAATGAAGGAAGAGGGAAACCCAGAAAGAAAGCCGTTGAGCAGTCTTGGCGATTCGATATGGGCTTTCTATTACGCTGGAGAACAGGGATTGTACGGCGTTGAATTCGACGGGAACTATTTCTTTGTGACCGGGGACAATGCCTGGGGTGATTCGAACATGATATATGTCTTTGACAGGAATGGGAAATATGTAAGGGAATTCGCGCAGAAGAGTAATAACTCAGAACCGGGTGGCTGGGGATGGCATGATCTCGCCTATAGGCCCGATCATGACTATTTCTTTGGAAGCGACGACTCGATGATAACTGCTTTCGACAAGTTTGGAAAGGTGTTGTACGAATTTCGGGGGCCACACGATGTTGGCCAGGGACTTGCCTGGGATGGGCAATACTTATGGGTAAGCCTCCAGAATCTAGCAATCGTCAAGACGGACACGACAGGAGCTGTTGTTGCTTCGTATCCCAACTCATACATGACCCAGGGCCTGGCATGGGATGATGCTTCGTCTGGCAATCCCTGGCTGTGGGTCTCTGCCTGGGGGCAGGGCTGGTACAATCGCATTTACCAGTTTGATCCTGTCAAGGGGCAGTATACCGGGGTCTATTTTGAGGGAGGATATTGGGCCCTGGCTGGTGGACTGGCATTCTCGACTGACTGGGATACAAGCCGCGCCATTTTGTTCGAACTGTGTCAGGAGATGCCTGACTACGTCGTAGCCTACGACCTAGGGCCTATTGCTACCAGAGCCCCCCGAGGGAACAAGACGGATGTCATGGCCGAGTTGGAAGGACTCAAGCCGACTGGCGACAAGAAGCTTGATAAGAGAATAGACAAAATTATCGGCCATATCGAGAAGAGCCTGGAAGAGAAACGGTGGATTGACGACACTCATCTTGACCCCAAGCATGGTAAGAAGGTTTTCTGCGAAGAGAAGAAAGCGGTAAAGTACATGAAGAAGCTGTGCAAAGGAGACAAGTGCAAAGGGGTAGCTTCGTTCTCTCTTATTTACCATGGCATAAACGAAGTTCTGGTTGAAGCCATAAGCAAAAAGAGAACATGCTTTGGTCCTGAGCTAGTGTCACCAGGGGATACATTCGAAATCGATGCAGCTGACGAGAAGCTCGGTGCAAATACAGAGATCTGGGTTGACGATTTCCTGAATCAAGAGATACACACCTCCTGCTCCAGGCCTCTTGATGAAGGTATGGTGTTTGGAGATTTCGAGGTCAAGGATGTGGACAAGATAAGTTACGGCGGAGGCGCGTTTCCTGGTGAGCTCTGTGAGAGGTTGATAGGGATGCTCGTTGAAGCAGACAGCATTTTGGCCAGAGTGGCAATCGAGGATGCGAAAGAAGCCGGCGGCAAGGAGAAAGAGATAGAAAAAGCTGAGAAAGAGATGGCCAAGGCTGAAAAGGACAAGGACAAGGCGAAGTACGACAAGGCCATCGACCACTACAAACACGCCTGGCAGCATGCGCAGAAAGCCATGAAGAAGCACAAGAAACAGAACCAGATGATGGAGGAAACAAGGTCCAGGTCTACAACCGTGCTTCTTCAAAGCAGACCTAACCCCTGCCGGGAATTCACAATCATCAATTACCAATTGACGGAACCCGCCCACACGACACTGAGAATCTACGATACTTCTGGGAGCCTTGTTAGGACTCTAGTAGACGGTTCGATGGAGGCTGGCAACCACGTGGCCCGCTGGGACGGCAGAGACGGCAACGGAAGCCCGGTGCCCAGCGGAGTCTACTTTTACATGCTTAAACCGGGAGATTACACAGCCGCCAAGAAACTCCTCCTCCTTCGCTGA